From the genome of Paraburkholderia largidicola:
TGTTGCCCGAGTACAGCACGACCGTATTGGTGGCGGGAATGCCGAGCGTCTCGCGGTATTCGCTCACGCGACCCAGCGGAAAGATGTCGCGCGTGTCGACCCAGTTCGGCAGGAACTCCGTGTTGGCCGCGTCGACGCCTTTGCCGACCGCGCGCTCGACCATCTGGTTCGTGATCGACGACACGACGTCGAAGCGCTTCAGGACGAGCCGCTCGATCCCATATGCGATGCGCGCGGCACGCGCGCTCTTCAACAGGCCGAGATCGAAGGCGGCATCCACTTCGTAGTCCTGGACATGCAGCCACGCTTTCGCGCCCGTCACGCGTGCGAGCGCCAGCGCGCCCGGCGCGCAGGCCATGGTGGGCGCAATCAGCATCACGGCGCCAGGGCGCCAGGTGATTTGCCTCGCGAGCAACGGCAGCGACGACAGCGCGAACGACGCGAGATGCAGCATCCGCTTCAGGCCGCTTGGCTTTGGCGGCACCCACAACGGTGCGCGCCAGATGTGCACGCCGTGCATGATGTCGCGCCGATAGCGCCACATCGAGTAGCCGCTCGCGACCTTCCAGTCGGGATAGTACGGGGGCGCGCACACGACGCGCACTTCATGACCGCACCCGGCCAGCATCTGCGCCATTTCGGCCGTGTACTTACCCGCGCCCGAAAGCTCAGGCGCGTAGTTGAGACCATAGATCAAGATCTTCATATTTGACTTCCACGACGACTATCCGTCATGCGGCAGCGCACCGCGCTACGCCCTCCCCCAGCTCCCGACACGGCCCGGCACGCTCACGCCGAGACCGCGCGTTTTCTTCCCCCCGTCTCAAGTACCCAGCATCAATGCACAGCCGCGCGCGATATTGGCCGCCGCCGACGGCGGATCGAAACGCCGGATCACGTCCATGCAGCGTTGCGCCGATGCTTGCGCGTCGGCGAATGCTTCCGTTGCCTTCAGCAGCGTGCGCTGCAGTCCCGCGCCGTCGCCCGCCGTGAACGCGTAGCCACTCACGCCTTCGTGCACGAGCTCGGGCACGCAGCCGCAGCTCTCGCTGACCACCACGGGACAGCCATGCGCGAGCGCCTCGTTGACGACGAGTCCCCACGGTTCGCTGCGGCTCGGCAGCACGAGGCAGGTCGCGCCGTAGTATTCGCGCGACAGCGGTTCGTCCTGCAGACTGCCGACGAACGTGATCGAGCGATCCAAACCCAGCTCGCTGACGCGCTTGCGCAAGTCGCGTTCGAGCGGTCCCGTGCCGACGATGCGCAACTGCGGATCGGGCAGGCGCTTCGCGATGCCCGCAAACGCGTCGATCAGCGTGGTAATGCCCTTCTCTTCCGACAGCCGCCCGACGAACAGAAACACAGGCGCGTTGCCCGCGCGGTACTGCATGCGCTCGGCGAGCGCGCGCTCGGGCGAGAACGTGACGGGCAGCGCGGCCGCCTGACACGGAATGAAAATCTTGTCGCGCTTCGCGCCCAGCGACACCAGATAGTCGCGGCTGCGTTCGCCGAAACCGAAGTAGCCGTCGCACAGCGCGAAGAACACGCGCTTCGGAATCGACGTCAACAGACGCTTCGGACGATCGCGCGCCGTCGAATCGCAGAACACGGCGCGCCGTTTGCCCATCACGACGCACGCGGCGAGCATCGCCCAGTATTCGGGGCGGTGATAGCCGGGCAGCACGATCAGGTCCGACTTCGCCTTCACCACTTCCCAGACGAGACGCTTCGTCAGTTGCCAGCGCGGCACGTCCTCGTAGCAGCCGTCGAAGAGCTTGTGCATCGGGTAGCGGTGAAACGAATAGTCGACGTCCGAGAAACCAATCCGATCATGTTCCGTGTCCGCGATCTGCACCATCGAGTAGCGGATCGCGCCCGATGCCGAGATGCTGTGCAACGCGGAGAACACGGCGCCCTTGTGCCGTGACCACACAACGTTATGAAAGATCGTGACTGACGCACTCATTTCTTACAGTCCTTATTCAAGCGAAACTGTCGTTTCTCCCGGAAAAAAGAACGGACGTCACCCTAATCCCGGTCCCGGGCAACGTCCGTCACCAGGAGCGGTTCATCAGGCACGCGCGGCCATCGCGAACGAAGGCGCAGCGTATTTTTCTCCGTGCTTGTCTCCGAAAGTGTCTCCGTACTTCTCCTCATACTTCGCGGCGAATTCGCGATACGTATTCGCGATCCCATCCGCGAGACCAATGCTCGCGCGCCAGCCCATCTGCGCCAGCTGCGACACGTCGAGCAGCTTGCGCGGCGTGCCGTCGGGCTTGCTCGCGTCGAACTGCAACTGGCCGTCGAAACCCACTACATCGCAGATCGTCTGGGCGAGTTCGCGAATGCTCAGGTCCTCACCGACGCCGACGTTGAACACGCCCGTATTGATGTCGTGCTCGAGCACGAAGAGCGTTGCCGCCGCCAGATCGTCGACATGCAGGAACTCGCGACGCGGCGTGCCGCTGCCCCACACGGTCAGCGATTCGTCGCCGTGCAGACGCGCCTCGTGCGCCTTGCGGATCAGCGCGGGCAGCACGTGGCTGTTCTTCAGGTCGTAGTTGTCGTTCGGACCGTAGAGGTTCGTCGGCATCAGCGCGACATAACGCGTGCCGTACTCGCGGTTGTACGCGTCGCACAGCTTGAGACCGGCGATCTTCGCGATCGCGTACGCGTCGTTGGTCGGCTCCAGTTCCGAGGTCAGCAGATACGATTCGCGGATCGGCTGCGGACACAGCTTCGGATAGATGCACGACGAGCCGAAGAACACCAGCCGGTCGACGTTCGCGCGATACGCCGCGTGAATCACGTTGGTTTCGATCACGAGGTTCTCGTAGAGAAACTCGCCGGGCTGCGTCGCGTTCGCCAGAATGCCGCCGACGCGCGCCGCCGCGAGTAGCACGACGCCGATCTGCTCGCTTTCGAAGAAGCGGTTCACGGCCGCCTGGTCGGTCAGGTCGAGTTCGGCATGCGTGCGCGTGACGAGGTTGCGATAGCCGCTCGCCTCGAGCTTGCGCACGAGCGCCGAGCCGACCATCCCGCGATGCCCTGCGACGAAAATGCGTGCGTTCTTGTCCATGGGCGTCACTCGTGATGTTCCAGCGCCTTGAAGCCGGCCAGCGTGACGAGCGCATCGCGCCGCGCAATCTGGTAATCCGACAACACCATTTCCTTCACGAGCGACTCGAACGACGTGGTCGGCTTCCAGCCCAGCTTCTGGTGCGCCTTCGACGGGTCGCCGAGCAGCGTCTCCACTTCCGTCGGACGGAAGTAGCGCGGATCGACGCGCACGATCACATCGCCCGGCTGCACGCGCAATTCATTGCGGTTGCGGCGCTCGACATGTTCGACGATACCCACTTCATGCACGCCCTCGCCTTCGAAGCGCACCGCGATGCCGAGCTCCGCCGCCGCGCGCTGCACGAACTCGCGCACGCTGTACTGGACGCCCGTCGCGATCACGAAGTCTTCGGGTACTTCCTGCTGCAGCATCATCCATTGCATCTCGACGTAATCGCGCGCATGGCCCCAGTCGCGCAACGCCGAGAGATTGCCGAGATACAGCTCTTCCTGCAGACCAACCGCGATACGCGCGATGGCCCGCGTGATCTTGCGCGTCACGAAGGTTTCGCCGCGCACGGGCGACTCGTGATTGAACAGGATGCCGTTGCACGCGTAGATGCCGTACGCTTCGCGATAGTTGACCGTGGTCCAGTACGCGAACAGTTTCGCGACGGCATACGGGCTGCGCGGATAGAACGGCGTGGTCTCGCGCTGCGGCACTTCCTGCACGAGGCCGTAGAGTTCCGACGTCGATGCCTGATAGAAGCGCGTTTTCTTCTCGAAGCCACAGATGCGGATCGCTTCAAGAATGCGCAGCGTGCCGAGGCCGTCGGCATTGGCCGTGTATTCCGGTTCTTCGAACGACACGGCAACATGGCTCTGCGCCGCGAGGTTATAGACTTCGTCCGGCTTGACGCGCTGGATGATGCGCGTGAGGCTCGTCGAATCGGTCAGGTCGCCGTGATGCAGTTGCAGGCGCTGGTCCGGGTCGTGCACATCGCGGTAAAGGTGGTCGATCCGGTCGGTGTTGAACAACGACGAGCGACGCTTGATGCCATGCACCTCGTAGCCCTTGTCGATCAACAGCTCGGCCAGATATGAGCCGTCCTGGCCGGTAATGCCGGTAATCAAGGCAACCTTTCGAGTCATCGTATTCTCCTTGGTGGAACTGAGCGGGCGCTTTGACGCCTCACTCCGGACCCATGCGTTTAGCCTGCGATACTCTCGTAACCGTAATAGCCGCCGCGATAACCCGAGCCGATGAAAGCGCCCGCCTGCGGCACGTCGGTCAACAACACCCCCTGCAAATCCACGCCGCCATTGCGCAGGCGCTTCGCCGTTTCAGCGAGCTCGCCCACCGGATGACGACCATGGCGAATCACGAGCAACGTCGTCCCGACGTGCTTGCCGATCACGGTCGAATCGGTGACGGCGAGCACAGGCGGCGTATCGATGATGATGAAGTCGTATTGCTTCTTCAGTTCCTCGAGCATCGTCTCGAAGCGCTTGCTCATCAGCAGTTCCGAGGGATGCGAAGGCAACGAGCCCTTGGTGAGCACGTCGAGGCCCGGCAGCACGTCGCGCTGGATCGACGATTGCAGATCGCCGCCGCGCAGCACGTCCGAAAGACCCGGCTGATGCTGCAGGCCGAAGTGCGAGTGCACGTCGCCGCGCCGCATGTCGCCGTCGATCACCAGCGTGCGTTTGGCCGTCGAGGCCACCAGCGCCGACAGGTTCACCGACAGGAACGATTTGCCGGCATCCGGGCGCGAGCCCGTCAGCATCACGACGTTGTTCTGCTTGTCGTCGACGGACAGCTGCAGCGAGGTGCGCAGGTTGCGCACCCCTTCCACGGCGATATCCTGCGGCGCCTGCTCGGCGAGCACGTGCAGGCCGCGCCGGCGCATCATCACGTCCTGTTGCAGGCGCAGTTGCTGCTCGCTGCGCGGCACCACGGCAAACACGGGCACGCCCAGCGCGGCTTCGAGTTCGTCCGGACGTTCGACGCCGCCATACAGCGTCTTGCGAACGAACGCGAACACGATGCCGATGAACAGACCCGCACCGAAGCTGATCAGGATCACGAGCACGCGCTTCGGACGCACGGGGTCGTCGGCCGATTCGGCGAAGTCGACGATGCGCACGTCGCCCACCTGGCCCGCCTTCGCAATGCGCAGCTGCTGCGCGCTGTTGAGCAGGTTCGTGTACAGCTCGGTATCGACATGCACGTCGCGCAACAGGCGCAGGGCCGTCTGCTCGGTATCGGGCAGCGTCTGCACGCTCTTGCCCATCTTCCCGAGATTGCCTTGCAGCGCGGCGATTTGCGCGTCCAGTGCGGCGACGGCCGGGTGATTCGCGGTAAAGCGTTGCGACATTTCCGCGCGCTGCGTTTGCAGGTCGACGAGTTTGGTCTTGTTATCGACGATCTGCTGCAGCAGCAGCCGGCTTTCTTCGCTCAGATCGACAGTGCCGTGCTGATTGCGGAACGTGTTGTAACGCTGCTCGGCGGCATCGAGTTCCTTGCGCAGCTGCGGCAACTGCTGGTCGAGGAACGCCAGCATGTGCTCGGCTTCCGTCGAACGGCTTTCGACGTCCTGGCGGATGAACTCGCGCGCCATGCTGTTCATGATGTCGGCCGTGAGCTTCGGATCGTGGCCTTCGAGGCTCGCGCGGATCACGCCCGACTGCAGCGTCGATTCGCCGATATCCATCGCCTTCTGCAGCCGCTCGACCGTGGTCAGCGTGGACCCGCGCGTCAGGTCGTAACGCGTGCCCGGCGCACCCGTCATTTCATCGACACGCAGCGTGATCGGGCCGGCCGGCGTTTCACGCACGACGTTCTCGCCGACGCGCCCTTCGAGAATCGCGACGCCATCGGGATTGTTCAGCACGAAGTCGCCATTCTGTCCGGCGATCAACGTGAAGTCCTTGTCGTACATATCCTTCGCCGTGTCGAAGCGGGACACCTTGATGCTCTCGTTGCCCCACGCGTAGCTCGGCAACTGCAGCGCCGGCGGCAGCTTGATGCCCCACTTGCCGTTCATCAGCGGCGCGAGCAGCCCGCCGACGAAAGGCAATGTGTGCGGCCGCGCAGCGATGTCGAGGTGCAGCGACTTGACGGTCTCTTCGGTCACGAGCCGCGACTTCATCAACTCGATCTCGGCTGCCGTCGACGGCTTCGTGTCGAACATGCCTGTCAGCGGTTGCAGGCCGTCCTGCTTGTTGTTGTTTTCGGCCTTGTCGACCACATGGAACAGCACGTCCGCACGATAGACGGGCGTCGCGATGAATGCATACGCGGTGCCCAGCGCCGTGATGGCCAGCGTGATCATCAGAATGGAGCGCCAGTTCGCGATGATGGCCTGCAGATAGTCCGTCAGGTGCATCTCGTCCGAACTGACATCCGTATAACGATTGTCAAAGTTGATAGCCATTT
Proteins encoded in this window:
- a CDS encoding glycosyltransferase WbuB, giving the protein MKILIYGLNYAPELSGAGKYTAEMAQMLAGCGHEVRVVCAPPYYPDWKVASGYSMWRYRRDIMHGVHIWRAPLWVPPKPSGLKRMLHLASFALSSLPLLARQITWRPGAVMLIAPTMACAPGALALARVTGAKAWLHVQDYEVDAAFDLGLLKSARAARIAYGIERLVLKRFDVVSSITNQMVERAVGKGVDAANTEFLPNWVDTRDIFPLGRVSEYRETLGIPATNTVVLYSGNMGAKQGLETLADAAGALAARDDITFVFCGAGAARDDLFKRCEGLSNCRFLPLQPASSLNELLNVADIHVLPQRGDAADLVMPSKLTGMLASGGAVIAMARPGTALYEAVSNNGMIVPPEDTGELVDAIATLAEDGARRAAIGAAGRRYAETMLSPLSTLLTLDTRLALLTGAAVPGAKPAATSMANQPILSARVEESEVE
- a CDS encoding glycosyltransferase family 4 protein, giving the protein MSASVTIFHNVVWSRHKGAVFSALHSISASGAIRYSMVQIADTEHDRIGFSDVDYSFHRYPMHKLFDGCYEDVPRWQLTKRLVWEVVKAKSDLIVLPGYHRPEYWAMLAACVVMGKRRAVFCDSTARDRPKRLLTSIPKRVFFALCDGYFGFGERSRDYLVSLGAKRDKIFIPCQAAALPVTFSPERALAERMQYRAGNAPVFLFVGRLSEEKGITTLIDAFAGIAKRLPDPQLRIVGTGPLERDLRKRVSELGLDRSITFVGSLQDEPLSREYYGATCLVLPSRSEPWGLVVNEALAHGCPVVVSESCGCVPELVHEGVSGYAFTAGDGAGLQRTLLKATEAFADAQASAQRCMDVIRRFDPPSAAANIARGCALMLGT
- a CDS encoding GDP-L-fucose synthase family protein, whose amino-acid sequence is MDKNARIFVAGHRGMVGSALVRKLEASGYRNLVTRTHAELDLTDQAAVNRFFESEQIGVVLLAAARVGGILANATQPGEFLYENLVIETNVIHAAYRANVDRLVFFGSSCIYPKLCPQPIRESYLLTSELEPTNDAYAIAKIAGLKLCDAYNREYGTRYVALMPTNLYGPNDNYDLKNSHVLPALIRKAHEARLHGDESLTVWGSGTPRREFLHVDDLAAATLFVLEHDINTGVFNVGVGEDLSIRELAQTICDVVGFDGQLQFDASKPDGTPRKLLDVSQLAQMGWRASIGLADGIANTYREFAAKYEEKYGDTFGDKHGEKYAAPSFAMAARA
- the gmd gene encoding GDP-mannose 4,6-dehydratase: MTRKVALITGITGQDGSYLAELLIDKGYEVHGIKRRSSLFNTDRIDHLYRDVHDPDQRLQLHHGDLTDSTSLTRIIQRVKPDEVYNLAAQSHVAVSFEEPEYTANADGLGTLRILEAIRICGFEKKTRFYQASTSELYGLVQEVPQRETTPFYPRSPYAVAKLFAYWTTVNYREAYGIYACNGILFNHESPVRGETFVTRKITRAIARIAVGLQEELYLGNLSALRDWGHARDYVEMQWMMLQQEVPEDFVIATGVQYSVREFVQRAAAELGIAVRFEGEGVHEVGIVEHVERRNRNELRVQPGDVIVRVDPRYFRPTEVETLLGDPSKAHQKLGWKPTTSFESLVKEMVLSDYQIARRDALVTLAGFKALEHHE
- a CDS encoding polysaccharide biosynthesis tyrosine autokinase, producing MAINFDNRYTDVSSDEMHLTDYLQAIIANWRSILMITLAITALGTAYAFIATPVYRADVLFHVVDKAENNNKQDGLQPLTGMFDTKPSTAAEIELMKSRLVTEETVKSLHLDIAARPHTLPFVGGLLAPLMNGKWGIKLPPALQLPSYAWGNESIKVSRFDTAKDMYDKDFTLIAGQNGDFVLNNPDGVAILEGRVGENVVRETPAGPITLRVDEMTGAPGTRYDLTRGSTLTTVERLQKAMDIGESTLQSGVIRASLEGHDPKLTADIMNSMAREFIRQDVESRSTEAEHMLAFLDQQLPQLRKELDAAEQRYNTFRNQHGTVDLSEESRLLLQQIVDNKTKLVDLQTQRAEMSQRFTANHPAVAALDAQIAALQGNLGKMGKSVQTLPDTEQTALRLLRDVHVDTELYTNLLNSAQQLRIAKAGQVGDVRIVDFAESADDPVRPKRVLVILISFGAGLFIGIVFAFVRKTLYGGVERPDELEAALGVPVFAVVPRSEQQLRLQQDVMMRRRGLHVLAEQAPQDIAVEGVRNLRTSLQLSVDDKQNNVVMLTGSRPDAGKSFLSVNLSALVASTAKRTLVIDGDMRRGDVHSHFGLQHQPGLSDVLRGGDLQSSIQRDVLPGLDVLTKGSLPSHPSELLMSKRFETMLEELKKQYDFIIIDTPPVLAVTDSTVIGKHVGTTLLVIRHGRHPVGELAETAKRLRNGGVDLQGVLLTDVPQAGAFIGSGYRGGYYGYESIAG